A section of the Primulina eburnea isolate SZY01 chromosome 1, ASM2296580v1, whole genome shotgun sequence genome encodes:
- the LOC140810610 gene encoding uncharacterized protein, with protein MAIANSRVTFSHIGEALRELLEMQIRHPEVMSPDVSLMGIHFYSSMSVLAEDKDNFVNTNLVGIVKISDPEWSCISWEKARKILIPVYRDRRWFLQKLVTGVNKCIIYDLQRRHDPNFKDLNEEIEPILINDARLLSIVGNKPHPKRPWNVKLHDEFSAKIIHEDSGAFVLAVAGYSLST; from the exons ATGGCGATCGCAAACTCGCGTGTCACTTTCTCT CACATCGGCGAAGCTCTCCGTGAATTGCTTGAGATGCAGATCCGACATCCTGAAGTGATGTCGCCAGATGTGTCGTTGATGGGCATACATTTCTACAGTTCGATGTCAGTATTGGCCGAAGATAAAGATAATTTCGTCAACACAAATCTGGTGGGGATAGTGAAAATTAGTGATCCAGAATGGTCGTGTATCTCGTGGGAAAAGGCACGAAAAATTCTCATCCCTGTCTACAGAGATAGGCGCTGGTTTTTGCAAAAACTCGTTACAGGGGTGAATAAGTGCATTATATATGACTTGCAGCGAAGGCACGATCCCAACTTCAAAGATCTGAATGAGGAAATAGAGCCTATACTTATAAACGATGCTCGCCTGCTATCCATTGTTGGGAACAAACCACACCCCAAGAGGCCATGGAATGTAAAGCTACATGATGAATTCAGTGCCAAGATTATACA TGAAGATTCCGGAGCATTTGTTTTAGCTGTTGCTGGATACTCTTTGTCTACGTAG